The following coding sequences are from one Hyphomicrobiales bacterium window:
- a CDS encoding 6,7-dimethyl-8-ribityllumazine synthase yields MAHFLIAEARFYTDLADELAAGAIEVLEAEGHTYERVSVPGALEIPGAMMIGYRNPKAYDGYIALGVVIRGETSHYDIVAGESSRALMDLTLNPGLAIGNGIQTVENRDQAWARANRADKNKGGGAAKAAMALVELRRTMGTQ; encoded by the coding sequence ATGGCCCATTTTCTGATCGCCGAAGCGCGCTTCTATACCGACCTTGCCGATGAGCTCGCCGCAGGCGCCATCGAGGTTTTGGAGGCCGAAGGGCACACTTATGAACGCGTTTCGGTGCCCGGTGCGCTGGAAATTCCAGGCGCCATGATGATCGGCTACCGCAATCCCAAGGCCTATGACGGCTACATCGCGCTTGGTGTAGTGATCCGCGGGGAAACCTCCCACTATGACATTGTGGCAGGCGAATCCTCGCGCGCGCTGATGGATCTGACGCTTAATCCCGGCCTTGCCATCGGCAACGGCATTCAAACGGTCGAAAACCGTGACCAGGCCTGGGCGCGCGCAAACCGTGCCGACAAGAACAAGGGTGGCGGCGCAGCGAAAGCCGCTATGGCGCTGGTCGAATTGCGCCGCACGATGGGAACGCAGTAA
- the ribD gene encoding bifunctional diaminohydroxyphosphoribosylaminopyrimidine deaminase/5-amino-6-(5-phosphoribosylamino)uracil reductase RibD, whose amino-acid sequence MLTETDRRFLAAALRLGQAELGRTWPNPAVGCLIVRDGVVVGAGATGRGGRPHGETRALDEAGAAARDATAYVSLEPCNHHGKTGPCTDALIEAGVARVVIALGDPDSRASGSGVARLREAGIEVAFEPFADVKKVAQRVHRGHITRVAKGRPHVTLKLALSADLGIGRPGEGQVAITSAQTNRLMHGLRARMDAIAVGAGTYQADTPQLTVRLPGLSDRSPQRVLFGGRNAAASWIHLPGHDLKSGLGDLAARGITSLLIEGGAKLAVSFLHDGLVDEVLLIKGEPVMGLKAVRPFVSDPTVEGLSGFSIAGRRQSGPDQIVTYWPTGKA is encoded by the coding sequence ATGCTGACGGAAACCGACCGCCGTTTCTTGGCTGCCGCGCTTCGCCTTGGGCAGGCCGAGCTTGGACGGACCTGGCCCAACCCGGCAGTTGGATGCTTGATCGTGCGCGACGGCGTGGTTGTCGGCGCGGGCGCCACGGGGCGGGGCGGCCGACCACATGGAGAGACCAGAGCGCTTGATGAGGCCGGGGCCGCTGCAAGGGACGCGACTGCATACGTATCGCTGGAACCTTGCAATCATCATGGCAAGACCGGCCCTTGCACCGACGCCTTGATCGAAGCAGGCGTTGCGCGCGTGGTCATCGCGCTCGGCGACCCTGATTCGCGCGCGTCAGGTTCTGGCGTGGCTCGGCTCCGCGAGGCGGGCATCGAGGTAGCCTTTGAACCTTTTGCCGACGTCAAGAAAGTCGCCCAGCGCGTTCATCGTGGCCATATCACGCGTGTGGCCAAAGGCAGGCCGCATGTCACGTTGAAATTGGCCTTGAGTGCCGATCTTGGGATCGGACGACCCGGCGAAGGGCAGGTGGCCATCACGTCGGCCCAAACCAACCGGTTGATGCACGGCCTGCGGGCGCGCATGGATGCAATCGCTGTCGGTGCCGGCACCTACCAGGCCGATACGCCGCAGCTCACTGTGCGTCTGCCGGGGCTTTCAGACAGGTCGCCGCAACGCGTACTGTTCGGCGGTCGCAATGCCGCTGCAAGCTGGATACACCTACCTGGCCATGACCTGAAAAGCGGCCTTGGTGATTTGGCCGCGCGCGGGATCACAAGCCTTCTTATTGAAGGCGGTGCCAAGCTCGCCGTGAGCTTTCTGCACGATGGTCTAGTCGATGAGGTCCTTTTGATCAAAGGTGAGCCGGTAATGGGTCTAAAGGCAGTTCGCCCCTTTGTGAGCGACCCCACCGTGGAGGGCTTGTCAGGATTTTCGATTGCCGGTCGTCGCCAGAGCGGCCCCGACCAGATCGTCACCTATTGGCCAACGGGAAAGGCCTGA
- a CDS encoding outer membrane protein assembly factor BamE yields the protein MPDSGLEQVPVGSSKNQVLIVLGTPQTTATLDNEVFYYISQRSEQTFAFSRPEITDQRVLAVYFDENELVARIADYGLQDGVIFDFVSETTPTGGADLTFIGQILGGLGSTPTNIF from the coding sequence ATGCCGGATTCCGGCCTGGAACAGGTGCCTGTTGGTTCCTCGAAGAACCAAGTCCTGATCGTGCTTGGCACGCCGCAAACCACCGCGACATTGGACAATGAGGTGTTCTATTACATCTCGCAGCGCAGCGAACAGACCTTCGCGTTCTCGCGCCCTGAAATCACCGATCAAAGGGTGCTTGCGGTCTATTTCGATGAGAACGAGCTGGTAGCGCGGATCGCCGATTATGGCCTGCAGGATGGCGTGATCTTCGACTTTGTCAGCGAGACAACACCGACAGGTGGCGCGGACCTCACCTTTATCGGTCAGATCCTTGGTGGTCTGGGCTCGACGCCAACGAACATCTTTTAG
- a CDS encoding ketoacyl-ACP synthase III — translation MTSAASSVRHARVLGVGSYLPAKVLTNDDLAKMVDTSDEWIVQRTGIQSRHIAASDERTSDLAFEAAKAALANADVDPQSIDLIVLATATPDYTFPATATQVQQKLGIRHGYAFDMQAVCSGFVFAMATADSQLKAGLANRALVIGAETFSRIIDWEDRTTCVLFADGAGAVVLDAVDGPVDPEGPGIIASSLRSDGNHREKLFVDGGPSTNQMAGHLRMQGKEVFKHAVGMITDVIVDVFEQTGFNGDTIDWFVPHQANKRIIDASANKLKIDPAKVVVTVDHHGNTSAASIPLALSEAVADGRIKKGDVVLLEAMGGGFTWGACLLRM, via the coding sequence ATGACATCTGCCGCGTCTTCCGTTCGTCACGCCCGCGTTTTGGGCGTCGGCAGCTATTTGCCCGCCAAAGTGCTCACCAATGACGATCTGGCCAAGATGGTCGACACGTCGGACGAGTGGATCGTCCAGCGCACCGGCATTCAATCGCGCCATATCGCAGCGTCTGATGAACGTACCAGTGATTTGGCTTTTGAGGCGGCCAAGGCGGCACTCGCCAACGCCGATGTCGATCCGCAATCCATTGATTTGATTGTGCTGGCCACCGCCACGCCCGATTACACCTTTCCGGCCACCGCCACACAGGTCCAGCAAAAGCTCGGTATTCGCCATGGCTATGCGTTCGATATGCAGGCGGTGTGCTCCGGTTTCGTCTTTGCCATGGCAACAGCCGACAGCCAGTTGAAGGCCGGTCTTGCCAATCGGGCGTTGGTCATTGGCGCTGAAACGTTTTCTAGGATTATCGATTGGGAAGACCGCACGACATGCGTCCTCTTCGCTGATGGGGCAGGGGCGGTGGTCCTTGATGCGGTCGATGGACCGGTTGATCCCGAAGGCCCGGGCATCATTGCCTCCTCACTTCGGTCCGATGGAAATCATCGCGAAAAACTGTTTGTCGATGGCGGGCCATCGACGAACCAGATGGCCGGTCATCTGAGGATGCAGGGCAAAGAAGTCTTCAAACATGCCGTTGGTATGATCACCGATGTGATTGTGGACGTGTTCGAGCAGACCGGATTCAACGGAGACACGATCGATTGGTTCGTGCCGCATCAGGCCAACAAGCGCATCATCGATGCTTCGGCCAACAAGCTGAAAATCGATCCCGCCAAGGTTGTCGTCACGGTTGATCACCATGGCAACACGTCGGCGGCGTCGATCCCTCTGGCGCTCAGCGAGGCGGTCGCCGATGGGCGTATCAAAAAGGGTGATGTTGTGTTGCTGGAAGCTATGGGCGGCGGATTTACATGGGGCGCCTGCCTGTTGCGTATGTAA
- a CDS encoding DUF177 domain-containing protein — MAKKDLPTLSVLAEEARRSPVRMRLELDAEERAHLAEENGLASVEQFNLGATALGMKGRQLRVDGELKAEVTYICGVSLRPFKASLEVPFEQIFGQQKKLEETIDLDPLNDNDVEPLVGGAASISDLAYQLFTLALDPYPRHPDLAPPRAADTDEDAVDEDEPASPFAVLKDLKR, encoded by the coding sequence ATGGCAAAAAAAGACCTTCCAACCCTTTCCGTTCTTGCCGAAGAGGCGCGGCGCAGCCCGGTACGGATGCGCCTGGAACTCGATGCCGAGGAACGGGCGCACCTTGCTGAAGAAAACGGGTTGGCCTCGGTCGAGCAGTTCAACCTTGGCGCGACGGCTCTTGGCATGAAGGGCCGTCAATTGCGAGTTGACGGTGAGTTGAAAGCAGAGGTGACGTACATCTGCGGTGTATCGCTTCGCCCGTTCAAGGCTTCGCTTGAGGTGCCGTTCGAGCAGATTTTCGGTCAGCAAAAGAAACTGGAAGAGACCATCGATCTCGATCCCTTGAACGACAACGACGTCGAACCACTGGTGGGCGGCGCAGCCTCAATCTCAGACCTGGCCTACCAGCTATTCACCCTGGCACTCGATCCTTATCCGAGGCATCCTGATTTGGCGCCGCCCAGAGCCGCCGATACCGACGAGGATGCGGTGGACGAAGACGAACCGGCTTCGCCATTTGCGGTCCTAAAAGACCTCAAACGCTGA
- a CDS encoding ubiquinol-cytochrome C chaperone, with the protein MTSYAFYRSVTDQSRQSVFFEAWGVPDTIGGRFDMLIAHAILLFRRLKKIEGARAEEAAVRSQAFSDLMFKDLDRALRETGVSDRNVPKRLKTLATAYLGRGQAFGEALDSGDEKALAEAIERNAGGIVFGADKAPSADEPSSYTVNALALARYLQAADKTLADQDDDAVLDGELVWPMNPHHVAA; encoded by the coding sequence ATGACGTCTTACGCTTTTTATCGAAGCGTCACGGATCAGTCGCGCCAGTCGGTCTTTTTCGAAGCCTGGGGCGTTCCGGATACGATCGGTGGCCGGTTCGACATGTTGATCGCCCATGCGATCCTTCTCTTCCGCCGCTTGAAAAAAATCGAGGGTGCGCGCGCCGAAGAAGCAGCTGTGCGCTCACAGGCCTTTTCCGACCTGATGTTCAAGGATCTTGATCGCGCCTTGCGCGAGACCGGCGTCAGCGATCGCAATGTGCCAAAGCGCTTGAAAACGCTGGCAACGGCCTATCTGGGTCGCGGCCAGGCGTTCGGCGAAGCACTCGATAGCGGGGATGAAAAAGCGCTCGCCGAAGCAATTGAGCGCAACGCGGGCGGCATCGTTTTTGGTGCCGATAAAGCGCCGTCCGCAGACGAGCCTTCGTCTTACACGGTGAACGCGCTTGCCTTGGCCCGATATCTTCAAGCAGCCGACAAGACCTTGGCTGACCAGGACGATGATGCCGTACTGGATGGCGAGTTGGTTTGGCCGATGAATCCTCACCATGTGGCTGCGTAG
- a CDS encoding integration host factor subunit alpha: MAGGTVTRADLCEAVYQQVGLSRTEAADLVEAVIEEIASAAVLGENVKLSSFGTFVVRHKDERIGRNPKTGEEVPITPRRVMVFKPSNILKERVDNGHKS; encoded by the coding sequence ATGGCTGGTGGAACCGTCACGCGTGCTGATCTATGTGAAGCCGTCTACCAACAGGTAGGGCTGTCACGAACCGAAGCGGCCGATCTGGTCGAGGCGGTGATTGAAGAGATCGCGTCGGCAGCGGTTCTTGGCGAGAACGTCAAGCTTTCCTCGTTTGGCACATTCGTGGTTCGCCACAAGGATGAGCGCATCGGGCGCAATCCCAAGACCGGCGAAGAAGTACCAATCACGCCGCGCCGCGTGATGGTCTTCAAGCCATCGAACATCCTCAAAGAGCGTGTGGACAACGGCCACAAATCTTGA
- the nusB gene encoding transcription antitermination factor NusB has protein sequence MAATARPNSTPKGAAPKPANARGVARLIAVQALYQMDVGGTTMPQALAEFELFRLGEEVDGWAYRPADKGYFRHLVTGVVDAQKFLDPAIHTALPDGWPLTRLDTLLRALLRTAAFEIMKRQDIPAPVILNEYIDIAKAFYEEQEVRLTNGVLNALVKRFRT, from the coding sequence ATGGCCGCAACGGCGCGCCCAAATTCTACGCCAAAAGGCGCAGCACCCAAACCAGCCAATGCTCGTGGTGTTGCACGCTTGATCGCGGTACAAGCGCTTTACCAAATGGATGTTGGTGGCACGACCATGCCGCAAGCCTTGGCGGAATTCGAGCTGTTTCGCTTAGGCGAAGAGGTCGATGGTTGGGCCTATCGGCCTGCCGATAAAGGATATTTTCGCCATCTTGTGACCGGCGTTGTTGATGCGCAGAAATTTCTCGATCCGGCCATCCATACAGCCCTGCCTGATGGCTGGCCGCTGACGCGTCTTGATACTTTGCTGCGCGCCCTTTTGCGCACGGCGGCTTTCGAGATCATGAAGCGGCAGGACATTCCCGCGCCCGTGATCCTCAATGAATACATTGATATCGCCAAGGCGTTCTACGAGGAGCAGGAAGTGCGCCTGACCAACGGCGTGCTCAACGCATTGGTGAAACGGTTCCGCACCTAA
- a CDS encoding riboflavin synthase, whose translation MFTGIVTAIGTVANVETMGEDKRFTIQSPYEATTIDLGASIAHDGCCLTVTTLEKTVDGARYTIDASTETLRLTTLGAWKPGTRINLERSLKLGDEMGGHLVTGHVDGMASVTKREDGENTSLFEIEAPENLAKFIAKKGSVCLQGTSLTVNKVEGDRFTLMLIPHTLEVTTWGDRQVGDAMNIEIDLMARYAERLMQADD comes from the coding sequence ATGTTCACCGGCATCGTCACCGCCATTGGCACCGTCGCGAACGTTGAAACGATGGGCGAGGACAAGCGCTTCACCATCCAATCGCCTTATGAAGCGACGACCATCGATCTTGGTGCCTCCATCGCCCATGACGGCTGCTGTTTGACGGTCACCACGTTGGAGAAAACGGTGGATGGCGCGCGCTACACCATTGATGCATCAACAGAAACGCTGCGCCTAACGACGCTCGGTGCATGGAAACCTGGCACGCGGATCAACTTGGAGCGTTCTCTGAAACTTGGCGATGAAATGGGTGGGCACCTCGTCACCGGTCACGTGGACGGCATGGCCAGTGTGACCAAACGCGAGGATGGGGAAAACACGTCGCTGTTCGAGATCGAAGCGCCAGAAAACCTCGCCAAATTCATCGCCAAGAAAGGCTCGGTTTGTTTGCAAGGCACCTCGCTGACAGTCAACAAGGTCGAGGGCGACCGATTCACGCTGATGCTGATCCCGCACACGCTGGAGGTCACCACTTGGGGTGATCGGCAAGTCGGCGACGCGATGAACATCGAGATCGACCTGATGGCGCGTTATGCCGAACGCCTGATGCAGGCTGACGATTAA
- a CDS encoding MFS transporter: MTVASIDPVETHDDARAKRNALVLAIGQALGGANASIVIATAGLAGGYVLPAEQAAFATIPVSLFILGTAFCTLPAQKLMGRIGRRPVFWAAASFGVLAGLVSMQGVLSGAFWMLCLGTFMAGMFGAVVHSYRFAAADTASPAFRPKAISWVLAGGVASGLIGPQVVIAMNDFFDPILFAGAFLGQAGLALLSVAVVSFVDLPKPVLQTAASKARVRPMAEIAKQARFQAALLSAIVSYALMALAMTAAPIAMIACGHSVGEAALGIQWHVIGMFAPSFFTGSLITRFGVERVILTGFALLAVCAAVALNGISVGHFWIALVLLGVGWNFAFLGATAMLTECYRPEERNTVQGWNDFILFGFVAFASFSSGGLLHLFGWDVINWILLPVLALAALFLLWRGARHSLPRLVS, from the coding sequence ATGACTGTTGCTTCCATCGACCCTGTTGAAACCCATGATGACGCGCGCGCCAAACGCAACGCGCTGGTGCTCGCCATCGGCCAAGCTTTGGGTGGGGCCAACGCATCCATCGTGATCGCGACCGCCGGCCTTGCTGGCGGCTATGTGCTGCCTGCCGAACAGGCCGCCTTTGCGACCATCCCGGTCTCGCTTTTCATTCTCGGCACGGCGTTTTGTACGCTTCCGGCACAGAAGCTTATGGGCCGCATTGGGCGCCGGCCTGTCTTTTGGGCCGCCGCTTCTTTCGGCGTCCTGGCCGGATTGGTGTCGATGCAAGGCGTTCTTTCTGGCGCGTTTTGGATGCTGTGCCTTGGCACGTTCATGGCAGGGATGTTCGGCGCAGTTGTGCATTCCTACCGCTTCGCAGCCGCTGATACCGCATCGCCGGCCTTCCGCCCGAAGGCGATTTCCTGGGTTTTGGCGGGCGGTGTGGCATCCGGCTTAATCGGCCCTCAGGTCGTCATCGCGATGAATGACTTCTTCGATCCGATTCTCTTTGCTGGCGCGTTTCTAGGACAGGCAGGCCTGGCGCTCTTGTCTGTTGCCGTTGTCAGCTTCGTTGATTTGCCCAAGCCGGTTCTTCAAACCGCAGCGAGTAAAGCGCGGGTCCGGCCAATGGCGGAGATCGCCAAACAGGCGCGCTTTCAGGCAGCCTTGCTCAGTGCCATTGTCTCGTATGCTTTGATGGCGCTGGCAATGACGGCGGCGCCCATCGCGATGATCGCTTGCGGCCATTCGGTTGGTGAGGCGGCGCTTGGCATCCAATGGCATGTCATCGGCATGTTCGCGCCGAGTTTCTTCACCGGCTCGCTTATCACCCGGTTTGGCGTGGAGCGGGTGATCTTGACAGGATTCGCGTTGTTGGCCGTCTGTGCGGCGGTGGCGCTCAACGGCATCTCCGTTGGCCATTTCTGGATTGCGCTGGTGCTCTTGGGTGTTGGCTGGAACTTCGCGTTCCTGGGTGCCACGGCCATGTTGACCGAATGCTATCGCCCAGAGGAGCGCAATACGGTGCAGGGATGGAACGACTTCATCCTGTTCGGTTTTGTGGCGTTTGCTAGCTTCTCGTCCGGCGGCCTTCTGCACCTGTTTGGCTGGGATGTGATCAACTGGATTCTGTTGCCAGTGCTGGCGCTCGCTGCCCTTTTCCTTCTTTGGCGGGGCGCACGGCACAGCCTGCCTAGGCTGGTATCTTAG
- a CDS encoding sodium-translocating pyrophosphatase yields MELIFVIACGILSIVYGVWAVQSVMAADAGNQRMQEIASAIQEGASAYLTRQYLTIAIVGAVIFVLVIFLLGMEVAIGFLIGAVLSAAAGFIGMHVSVRANVRTAQASSQSLAAGLSIAFKSGAVTGMLVAGLALLGVAVYYYLLTGPMGFDNTSRVVIDSLVALGFGASLISIFARLGGGIFTKGADVGGDLVGKVEAGIPEDDPRNPATIADNVGDNVGDCAGMAADLFETYAVTVVATMVLASIFFVGAEGEKMMLLPLVIGGACVITSIIGTFFVRLGSNNSIMGALYKGFWGAAILSIIALAAIVWGWLGADQVFTTSGGTSFTGVDLFFCGVIGLVVTGGIIVVTEYYTGVGYRPVRSISQASVTGHGTNVIQGLAISLEATALPAIIIIAGIISTFLLAGLFGIAIAVTTMLALAGIVVALDAFGPVTDNAGGIAEMADLPSSVRETTDALDAVGNTTKAVTKGYAIGSAGLGALVLFAAYTEDLKFFAANATPGSFFEGVAVDFSLSNPYVVVGLLFGGLLPYLFGGMSMTAVGRAGGAVVEEVRRQFKADPGIMEGTSKPDYARAVDMLTKAAIKEMIVPSMLPVLSPIVVFFAINAIAGKDQAFAAVGAMLLGVIVNGLYVAVSMTAGGGAWDNAKKSFEDGFVDKDGVKHEKGGEAHKASVTGDTVGDPYKDTAGPAVNPMIKITNIVALLLLAVLAHG; encoded by the coding sequence ATGGAACTCATCTTTGTCATCGCGTGTGGCATCCTATCGATTGTCTACGGTGTCTGGGCCGTACAGTCGGTGATGGCCGCCGATGCGGGCAATCAGCGCATGCAGGAAATCGCAAGCGCTATTCAAGAAGGCGCCTCGGCCTATCTGACCCGCCAATACCTCACCATCGCCATCGTTGGCGCTGTCATTTTTGTTCTCGTCATCTTCCTGCTCGGCATGGAAGTCGCCATTGGCTTTCTGATCGGTGCAGTCCTCTCTGCCGCCGCCGGTTTCATCGGCATGCACGTGTCGGTGCGCGCCAATGTGCGCACGGCCCAGGCGTCCTCGCAGAGCTTGGCAGCGGGCTTGTCCATCGCGTTCAAGTCGGGTGCCGTCACCGGCATGCTGGTGGCCGGTCTCGCCCTGCTTGGCGTTGCCGTCTACTACTACCTGCTGACCGGACCAATGGGCTTTGACAACACTTCGCGCGTCGTCATCGACTCGCTTGTCGCCCTTGGCTTCGGCGCTTCGTTGATCTCCATCTTCGCCCGTCTCGGCGGTGGTATCTTCACCAAAGGCGCTGACGTCGGTGGTGACTTGGTCGGTAAGGTTGAGGCTGGCATCCCTGAGGACGACCCCCGCAACCCTGCCACAATCGCCGATAATGTCGGCGATAATGTCGGCGATTGCGCCGGTATGGCCGCTGATCTTTTCGAAACCTATGCCGTGACGGTCGTTGCGACGATGGTGCTTGCCTCGATCTTCTTCGTCGGGGCCGAAGGTGAGAAGATGATGCTGTTGCCGCTGGTTATCGGCGGCGCCTGCGTCATCACCTCGATCATCGGCACGTTCTTCGTTCGCCTGGGCTCGAACAATTCCATCATGGGCGCCCTTTACAAGGGCTTCTGGGGTGCGGCGATCCTGTCAATCATTGCGCTGGCCGCCATTGTCTGGGGCTGGTTGGGCGCCGATCAGGTGTTCACAACATCCGGTGGCACAAGCTTCACGGGTGTTGACCTCTTCTTCTGTGGTGTCATCGGCCTCGTGGTCACTGGCGGCATCATCGTCGTCACCGAGTATTACACCGGCGTCGGCTACCGTCCTGTCCGATCGATCAGCCAGGCATCGGTCACTGGTCACGGCACCAACGTGATCCAGGGCTTGGCGATTTCGCTGGAGGCAACTGCGCTGCCAGCGATCATCATCATCGCCGGCATCATCTCCACCTTCCTGCTCGCTGGCCTGTTCGGCATCGCCATTGCGGTGACGACCATGCTCGCGCTGGCAGGCATCGTGGTGGCGCTGGATGCCTTCGGTCCTGTCACCGACAACGCTGGCGGCATCGCGGAAATGGCCGATCTGCCGAGCTCAGTGCGTGAGACGACAGACGCGCTGGATGCTGTGGGCAACACCACAAAGGCTGTCACCAAAGGTTATGCTATTGGGTCAGCCGGTCTGGGTGCACTGGTGCTGTTCGCGGCCTACACCGAAGATCTGAAGTTCTTCGCGGCCAATGCAACGCCGGGTTCCTTCTTTGAAGGTGTGGCGGTCGACTTCTCCCTCTCCAACCCCTACGTCGTCGTCGGCCTTCTCTTCGGTGGACTGCTGCCTTACCTGTTCGGTGGCATGTCCATGACCGCGGTGGGCCGCGCAGGCGGTGCTGTGGTGGAAGAGGTTCGCCGTCAGTTCAAAGCTGACCCAGGCATCATGGAAGGCACCTCCAAGCCCGACTATGCTCGCGCTGTGGATATGCTGACCAAGGCGGCGATCAAGGAAATGATCGTGCCGTCGATGCTACCGGTGCTCTCGCCGATCGTGGTGTTCTTCGCCATCAATGCGATTGCTGGCAAGGACCAGGCCTTTGCCGCCGTCGGCGCTATGCTCCTCGGCGTGATCGTCAACGGGCTCTATGTGGCCGTGTCCATGACCGCCGGTGGTGGTGCGTGGGACAACGCCAAGAAGAGCTTTGAAGATGGCTTTGTCGATAAAGACGGCGTGAAGCATGAAAAAGGTGGCGAGGCCCACAAGGCTTCGGTCACGGGCGATACCGTTGGCGATCCTTACAAGGATACCGCTGGTCCGGCCGTCAATCCGATGATCAAGATCACGAACATCGTGGCTCTGCTGCTGCTTGCCGTGCTGGCGCACGGCTAA
- the plsX gene encoding phosphate acyltransferase PlsX, with translation MTRDEDTVTISVDAMGGDEGATNVIPGLAISKQRHPELAFIVVGDEAVIRPILDKHANLKDCTQVVHTDVAVAMDTKPSQALRQGRRTSSMWKAIEQVKTGDADICVSAGNTGALMAMSKFCLKMQKGIERPGIAAIWPTARNEAVVLDVGATVGADADMLVDFALLGSAMARALFGVDRPTIGLLNVGVEEVKGLEPIREAGQRLKDADFDGMDYIGFVEGTDIGSGNVDVIVTEGFSGNIALKTAEGTAKQIGSYLRDAMTATLRTKLGALLARPGFNALRMKMDPRRVNGGVFLGMNGTVVKSHGGADALGFAAAVDLARTMVINELGEKIFAQLAQAGRGVVEADPSRSPSSEEETPISEAS, from the coding sequence ATGACGCGTGACGAAGACACAGTGACGATATCGGTGGATGCGATGGGGGGCGACGAAGGAGCCACCAACGTCATTCCCGGACTCGCCATCTCCAAACAGCGTCACCCCGAACTTGCATTCATTGTGGTGGGCGACGAGGCGGTGATCCGGCCGATCCTCGACAAACACGCAAACCTCAAGGATTGCACCCAAGTGGTGCACACCGATGTCGCGGTCGCGATGGACACCAAGCCATCACAAGCATTGCGGCAGGGCCGACGTACGTCTTCCATGTGGAAGGCGATCGAGCAGGTGAAAACCGGCGACGCCGACATTTGCGTCTCGGCTGGCAACACCGGCGCATTGATGGCGATGTCGAAATTCTGCCTAAAAATGCAAAAGGGCATCGAACGCCCCGGCATCGCGGCCATCTGGCCAACCGCCCGCAATGAAGCGGTGGTGCTTGACGTCGGCGCGACGGTTGGCGCGGACGCCGACATGCTGGTTGATTTTGCGCTGCTCGGATCGGCCATGGCACGCGCGCTGTTTGGCGTCGATCGTCCGACCATTGGTCTTCTCAATGTCGGCGTGGAAGAGGTCAAAGGTCTGGAGCCGATCCGCGAGGCCGGTCAACGCCTGAAAGATGCCGATTTTGACGGCATGGACTATATCGGTTTTGTCGAAGGCACAGACATTGGCTCGGGCAATGTCGATGTGATCGTCACCGAGGGCTTTTCCGGCAACATTGCTTTGAAAACAGCCGAGGGCACGGCCAAACAGATCGGCAGCTATCTGCGCGATGCCATGACAGCCACCTTACGCACCAAGCTTGGCGCGCTTCTCGCCCGACCAGGGTTTAATGCATTGCGCATGAAGATGGACCCGCGCCGTGTGAATGGCGGCGTGTTCTTGGGGATGAACGGCACGGTGGTGAAAAGCCACGGCGGCGCCGATGCGCTTGGATTTGCCGCCGCTGTCGACTTGGCGCGCACAATGGTGATCAACGAGCTTGGTGAGAAGATTTTCGCTCAACTTGCTCAAGCCGGTCGAGGCGTCGTAGAAGCTGACCCTAGTCGGTCTCCCTCGTCCGAGGAAGAGACGCCAATTTCCGAGGCCTCATGA
- the nrdR gene encoding transcriptional repressor NrdR translates to MRCPFCQSLNTHVKDSRPAEDNAVIRRRRVCGDCGGRFTTFERVQLRELTVVKRDGKRQTFDRDKLLRSVRIAARKRPLADEQLERLVSGIVRQLESTGETDVQSDQIGLLVMDALKGLDDVAYVRFASVYKDFREARDFEEFVEELASSSGVAGQRTDPSK, encoded by the coding sequence ATGCGCTGTCCCTTCTGCCAAAGCCTGAACACGCACGTCAAAGACTCGCGGCCCGCTGAAGACAATGCTGTCATTCGGCGGCGCCGTGTATGCGGCGATTGCGGAGGGCGCTTCACCACCTTTGAACGCGTGCAGCTTCGCGAACTGACCGTCGTCAAGCGCGACGGTAAGCGCCAAACCTTTGATCGCGATAAGCTTTTACGCTCGGTACGCATCGCAGCGCGTAAGCGGCCGCTCGCTGATGAGCAGTTGGAACGACTGGTCTCTGGCATTGTCCGCCAACTGGAAAGCACCGGCGAAACGGATGTCCAGTCCGACCAGATCGGTCTCTTGGTCATGGACGCACTGAAGGGCCTCGATGACGTTGCCTATGTGCGTTTTGCGTCAGTCTACAAAGACTTCCGCGAAGCGCGTGACTTTGAAGAGTTTGTCGAAGAGCTAGCCAGTTCTTCAGGCGTTGCTGGCCAGCGCACTGACCCGTCCAAGTGA